One part of the Eucalyptus grandis isolate ANBG69807.140 chromosome 10, ASM1654582v1, whole genome shotgun sequence genome encodes these proteins:
- the LOC104423047 gene encoding uncharacterized protein LOC104423047 isoform X1 — protein MNLVVSIVSACNFTVSPKRAQIGVISLNHLYSPPESRVGTASRPVHHPSEASICQQIRRLDGQHPREVVFIHRKCRSAKLLGVEGRIFCYVYGKFKIHFKPLRTFMSLGMVDLWCHLLVVASSSI, from the exons ATGAACCTTGTGGTATCTATTGTCTCCGCTTGTAATTTTACTGT TTCTCCCAAAAGAGCGCAGATTGGTGTTATATCTCTCAACCATCTTTATAGCCCGCCAGAATCCAG AGTGGGGACCGCCTCTCGACCAGTCCACCACCCAAGTGAGGCTTCTATTTGCCAGCAAATCCGGAGATTGGATGGTCAGCATCCTAGGGAAGTAGTGTTCATCCACAGAAAATGTAGGTCTGCAAAACTTCTTGGAGTAGAAGGTCGAATCTTCTGTTATGTTTATGGCAAGTTTAAGATTCACTTCAAACCACTGAGAACCTTTATGTCCCTTGGTATGGTTGATCTCTGGTGCCATCTTCTTGTTGTAGCATCCTCTTCCATATAG
- the LOC104423047 gene encoding uncharacterized protein LOC104423047 isoform X2, whose amino-acid sequence MNLVVSIVSACNFTVSPKRAQIGVISLNHLYSPPESRVGTASRPVHHPSEASICQQIRRLDGQHPREVVFIHRKYEGRTRLKLRHRSVAFVESYSFQEERSKAPEKILKR is encoded by the exons ATGAACCTTGTGGTATCTATTGTCTCCGCTTGTAATTTTACTGT TTCTCCCAAAAGAGCGCAGATTGGTGTTATATCTCTCAACCATCTTTATAGCCCGCCAGAATCCAG AGTGGGGACCGCCTCTCGACCAGTCCACCACCCAAGTGAGGCTTCTATTTGCCAGCAAATCCGGAGATTGGATGGTCAGCATCCTAGGGAAGTAGTGTTCATCCACAGAAAAT ATGAGGGCAGAACAAGGCTGAAGTTACGCCATCGATCTGTTGCTTTTGTTGAGTCCTATTCTTTTCAAGAAGAACGCTCGAAAGCACCGGAGAAAATTCTAAAGCGTTAG